ACCCGGCCACGGGCGGACGCCGTGCCGGAGGGGGTGATGCCCAGGAGCATGCCGTTGGCGCCGGTGCGCAGCGTCTGGCTGTGGGACGCGGTCTGCACCCGCACGGAGTCGACGCCGTGCGCGGTGTCGGCGGGCGCGACCCAGACGGGCAGTGAACCCGCCTTCACCAGCTTGGAAATGGACGGTGACTCGGGCTTGGACTTGGACTTGGACTGAGTCTCGGTCCGCGGGCCGAGGTCGACAACGGCGGTAGCGGCCTTGGGCCAATCGGCCGCCTGCGCCCGATACGTATCCGGCGCCTTGTACCCCTTGGGATGCCGGGAGGTCTTCGGCTGCAGAAGGTGCGCCCCCACGACCTGGGCCGCCGGAAGCTTCTTGGGGTGCCACACCTTGCCGTCGAACGAGAAGCCGCCGTGGTGGCCGAAGCCGTCGTCCGCGTGGCCGGCCAGGAAGCCCGGGGTGCCGAAGCCGCCGGCTATGGCTACCGGCACCAGCAGCGCGAGTAGCGCGATCGGAATGGTCCACAGCCCCAGTCCGCCGAAGAATCGCCGGTGCCACGTGCCCGTGAACCAGCGCCGTCTGCCACTCACGCGCAAAACCCCCAAGAGATGCCCGTTCGAGGGCCACCGCACAGTCGGATCACAGATCAGTGACCGACCCGGAGATTAGGTACCGCCATGATCACGACTCAAGACCCTTTGCCATTTCAAAGGCAAGAACATGCATGTATATGGCAGATGCTGTGTATTTTCTGTACCGGAATTGATCAATCACCCGATCTCCATGGCAATCGGGCCTCCCCCACCCCGCTGCCCGCGAACCGAAGGACGCCCGACAGGTGTTGAGACCACCGATACGCACCGGCCGCAGACGCACTGCTCCCGCCGGCAGACTGGTCCTGTTCGCCACCGCCCTCAGCCTGGCGGCGGCCCTCCCGGTCCTCCCGGCTGTCCCGGCCGTCGCCGACGACTCCGCGCCCGCCCCGTCCGACCCGCTGCTGACGGCCCGGGCGGAGGCCCTCTCCACCGGAAAGACCGTCCCGATCGACGCACTGACCACCGACGTCTCCACCACCGAAGCCCTGCCGGACGGCACCTTCACCAACACCACCAGCGCCCTGCCCACCCGGGTCTTCAAGGACGGCGCCTGGACCCCGGTGGACGCCACCCTGATCACCGACGACCACGGCGGATACGCCCCCAGGGCCACACCGAACGGCGTCACCGTCTCAGGCGGTGGCTCGGGCCCACTGGTCACCCTCACCCACGCCGACGGCTCCAGCATGGCCCTGACCCTGCCGTTCCGCCTGCCCGCACCGACCGTCAGCGACGACACCGCCCTATACTCCTCGGTGCTGCCCGGTGTCGACCTCTCGGTGTCCGTCACCGACCAGGGCGGTTTCAGCGATGTCCTGGTCGTCCATGACGCGGACGCTGCCGCCAACCCCCAACTACAGCGGCTCAAGCTGGCGGTGGACGCCCACGACCTCACGCTGGCCACCACCGACTCCGACAGCATGCAGGCAACGACCACCGACGGCGGCCTCGCCTACGTCAGCCCGCAGCCGTTGATGTGGGACTCCTCGTCCACTCCCGCCCAGCTCGGCGGACCGGTGGCCGACCTGACGTCCTCGGTGAACGGCCCCGGTCCGGAGGCCGACACCAAGCCGGTCGCCATGACCGCCACCAGCAAAGCCATGACGCTGACCCCGGACGCGGGCATGCTCACCGACCCGGACACCAGCTATCCGGTGTACATCGACCCCTACACCAACCCGGTCTCCTCCACCGCCGGCCACTACACCGAGATCTACTCCAGCTCCACCTGCGACAACTCGCCGCAGTACGACAAGGCGCAGACCAACGGCCAGGGGGTCGGATACCAGCGCTGGGGCGGCGCCTGCGGAGTCGGCCTGGAGCGTTCCTACTGGACGATCGACACCAGCAAACTGCACTCGTCGTTCGTGATCCGCGACGCCGTCGTGAACGTCGCCACCAGGTACGCGGCAAGCTTCAACTGCAGCCAGAACCAGCCGCTCACGCTCCACACCACCAACGCGATCACCTCCAGCACCGACTGGCTGTCCCGGCCCAGCGTCCACGACGACAACAACTCCTTCCCGCCGGTGACGGACACGGTGCCCAGCGGCTCCAACTCCGGCAGTTCGTGCAGCAACAGCACCGCCGCCTTCCACGTCAAGGTCCAGGCACAGCGGATCGCCGACCAGGAAGGCAACGGCTACGACGCGGACGGCACCTTCGGCGACGGCACCGACGCCTGGACCATCGGCCTGTACGGCAACGAGTCGCAGACCTCGTCGAACGACGACTACCTGCGCCTGTCGACCACGCTGACCCTCACCACCAACTTCGACATCCCGCCGGGCGTGCCCACCGGCCTGCACACCGCCCCGCCCGCCACCGGCGCCTCGGCCGCCTGCACCACCAGCGGGGTGGGCTGGATCGGCGCCACCACCTACTCGGACGCCGGCAGCGACATCACCCTGCACTCCACCGTCACCAGCCAGATATCCGGTGAGAAGGTCAGGGCGCACTACTACGTCTGGGACCGCTCGATCGACCCCGACGGCGACGGCAACGGCACCGCCCTCTCGACCCCGGACAGCGGCTGGCTCGCCTCCGGCACCGACGCGGCGATGAAGATCGGCGCCACCCTCAAGGACGGCCACCAGTACGGCTGGGACGTCTACGCCGAGGACGACTCGTCCGACCAGCACATGACCTCAGGCAAGTCCGACCACTGCTGGTTCGCCACCGACTTCACCGCACCGCTCACCCCGGACATCACCGGCAACCCCGCCTTCCCACCGGTCGGCACCGCGCGTACGGGCGACCCCGTCTACCCGGACCCGAGCAAACCCATCCCCTTCACCGTGACCGACACCGATTCCCCTGCCGCCGACGACAGTTGCCGGCCGGGCCCCTGCAAGTCCAGCGGCATGAATTCCTTCCTGTGGCAGCTCGACTCGCCGCCCACCGACGCCGACGGCCAACCACCCGTCGCGATCACCGGCACCGACAGTCAGGGCCGCTCCACCGCCACCCTCCCCGTCAAGATCCGCGACTGGGGCGTGCACACCCTGTACGTGGCCGGCGTGGACAAGGCCGGCAACATCTCCACCAGCCCCGCCGGTTACACCTTCACCGTGCCGTGGGACCCCGCGACCAAGATCAAGCCGGGTGACATCACCGGCGACGGCGTACCCGATCTGCTCGCCACCACCAAGACCGGCGACCTCGACCTCGTCCCCGGCAACCAGGATCCCGCCCAGGCCGTGTCCCCGGTCCACAGCGACCCGGTCGTCACCGACACCCCGCCGGACGTCACCGGCCCCATCACCGTCTCCACCCCGGCGGACTCCCCCGACGGCACCGGTTGGAACAACTACCTCATCGCCCACCGCGGCAACCTGCACGGTGCCAACGGCGACGACCTGTGGGCGTACAACAAGACCAGCAAGAACCTCTACGTCGTCAAGAACGACCTCGACCCCCTCGACGACGCGACCTTCCCCAGAAAGCCCTGGTCCGCCCTCGGCGGCTTCGTCGGCAGGCGGTTCGACCGCGTGGTCAAGGACGCCTGCGCGCAGAGCGACGTCGTCGCGGACGACACCCGCTGCCGCGGCACCGACTACAACAGCACGAGCTGGAACATCAGCCAGCTCATCGCCCCCGGCAACGTCTTCGGCAACACCGACGACTACCCCGCCGTCATCACCGTCGAGAACAAGGAACTCTGGATCTACCAGTCCGACGGCGGCTACCACCTGAAGAACCCGATCCTGCTCGGCGACGGTGACTGGACCACCCAGACCCTCATCGCGGCAGGCACCTTCAAGGGCAAGCCGGTCCTGTGGTCCCGTGACAACGCCACCGGCCAGCTGTACAGCTACCCGATCGCCGTCGACCCGACCACTCTGGTCCCGGCGCTGCTCCATCCGAACGTGCGCACCAGTCTCGGCCTCACCCTGCCGCCGGCCCTCTACCCGATGGTCGCCTCCCCCGGCGACGTCAACAGCCCGGTCCAGGTGGGCGACACGCACCCCGGCGCCCCGGACGGCAATCCCGACCTCTACGCCGTCGGACCCTTCGGCCAGCTCGTCGAGTACAACTACCGCCAGAGCCCGGCCCTGATCTCGCCGCCCACCTACGACTTCGCCGCACCGGTCTCCCTGGGTTCGGTCACGGACACCGCCACCCACTGGTGGAAACTCGCCGAAGGCAGCGGCTCCACCACCACCGACAGCACCGGCACACTCAACGCCACGCTGTCCGGCGGCTACTCCTGGACCACCGACACCACCCGCGGCAGCGCGGTGACCCTCAACGGCAGCACCGGCTACGGCAGTACGACCGGCCCGGCCCTCGACACCTCCAAGAGCTTCACCGTCTCCGCCTGGGCCAAGCTCAACTCCCTCACCGCCAACAGCACTTTCGTCTCCCAGAACGGCACCACCAACAACGGCTTCCAGCTGTACTACTCCTCCGGCGCCCAGGTCTGGGCGTTCGGCCGGCACAGCACCGACACCGACGGCGCCGTCTGGCGAGCGACCTACGGCGGCAAACCGGTCCTCGGTCGCTGGACCCACCTCGTCGGCATCTACGACGCCTCGGCCAAGGAGGTCCGCCTGTACGTCGACGGAAAACTCGCGGCCACCAAGGACTGGACCTACACACCCTGGAACGCCACCGGCCCCCTGCAGCTCGGCCGGAAACTCTCCTCCGGCTCCTACGGCGAATTCACCAACGGCGCGATCAGCGATGTCCGCGTCTATCCCACCGCCCTGCCCCCGGCCGACGCCGCCGCGAGCGGTGACCTGCCCAAAGTTGCTCAACTCGACTGACGATCCGCCATCTCCCGCGTACCCGCACCCGGAGCCTCCAGGTGCGGGTACGCCCGTTGCGGCCCGCCCCGGACAACTCGCGGCATCGAAGAGGCACGTCCCTGACCGCCGTAGCGCCGGGGAGCCAGCACCGTCCGCACCGACGCCCCGGATCCGCGGCTGGGCAGCAGGCACACAGGAAGAGCCGCATAGTCGATCGGCGGCAGGGGAACGGGCACGACACCGTGCGGCTCGCGGTGGTCGTCGGGGCGCTCGGTGTGATCTTCGGCGACACCGGGACCAGCCCGCTCCACACCCTGCAGACGGTGTTCAACCCGGACGACCCGCACCCCGTACCGGTCACCACGGACAACACGTCCGGGGTGATGTCGCTGGTGTTTCTGGAGGCGACCGAGCGCCACCGCCACCGCGGGCGCCTATGCAAACGCCGGCCTTCGGTCCGGCACATGGAACTCGCCCACGGAGCGCACTGCTTTGAGCTGGAGTGCTGGTGGCACGGCGAGACGTGGACGAAGGACGTCACGGTGCCCGAGACCGTGGCGCTCGTACGGGACTTCGTCGACCAGGCGCTCACCGGCGCGCAGCCGGGCGCTGCAGTACTGGCCGCGCGTGCCGCCTCGGACACGACGTCGCCTGTGTGAACATCCGGCGCGGATACGCCAGCCGCCCCGGACCAAGTAGTCCCGGGCCGCCGCGCTAAAGCTGGGAGCGCGGCGGCGGGGGCGGGCGCCGGAATCCTGGTGCGGGCCGTTCGCACCCGCGCGTACGCTGACAGTGCCGCAGGCGTGACCGTCTCCTCCGCCCGGCCAACTCTCAAGGACTTCACGTGAGTACGTCATTCCCCTTCCTGCAGGACTGGATGGACAAGACCCCGCAGGACCACCCGCTGGCCGACCTGATCACCGAGGCTACCGGGAACAGCCCAGCGGACAGCTTCGCCTCCGCCACCGTCACGGCCTTCGAGAACATCATCGAGGCCCTGGAGACGGCGCGGCCGGAACGTCGCGCCGGCGTACGCCGCGACTTCCGCAACGCCCGCACCTTCGACGACGACCTGCTGATCGTGCGGGCCGAAATGCTCGCTGGAGCCAAACTCGCGCGCGCCGGGATCCCCTTCGACTTCGGCCGGCGCAACGGTGCCACCGATCCGGATCTGGTGTTGCGCGAGATGAACCTGGGCATCGAGGTCAAGGCCCGTCGTCTGGACGGCCTGCGAGAACTGCACGACGAACTCAAGACCGCCCTCGCTGACATCGACCCGCCGGTCCTGGTACACCTCATGCCCGACTCCCAGCCGCTCACCATCAAGCCCGACAAGCGGGCCGAGGTGGTCGCAGAAACAGTCCAGCGGGTGCGCAGCGGGAACCTGGGCACCGCGGTCACGGTGATACACCAGCCATGGTCGGCTCGCACGCGACTCCGGCTCAGCCTCGGGATCTACCAGGCTGACGACTTGCCGAACGGCTCGCTGGTCGCCGTTACGAACGGCTTCTGGGACAGCGAGCCGGGCCCTCACCTGACGGACGTGGAGAGCGAGGTACGGCTCGCCCTGCAGGACGAGCAGAAGATCCGGCAGGCCAAGTCCATGCCAACGATCCTCCTGGTCGACGCGGCCCGCACCGGTTCCGCCTACATCCGCTCGCCGAAGATCTGGGCGCGGCGCCTGGAGACGCTACT
The DNA window shown above is from Streptomyces sp. NBC_01451 and carries:
- a CDS encoding LamG domain-containing protein, which gives rise to MLRPPIRTGRRRTAPAGRLVLFATALSLAAALPVLPAVPAVADDSAPAPSDPLLTARAEALSTGKTVPIDALTTDVSTTEALPDGTFTNTTSALPTRVFKDGAWTPVDATLITDDHGGYAPRATPNGVTVSGGGSGPLVTLTHADGSSMALTLPFRLPAPTVSDDTALYSSVLPGVDLSVSVTDQGGFSDVLVVHDADAAANPQLQRLKLAVDAHDLTLATTDSDSMQATTTDGGLAYVSPQPLMWDSSSTPAQLGGPVADLTSSVNGPGPEADTKPVAMTATSKAMTLTPDAGMLTDPDTSYPVYIDPYTNPVSSTAGHYTEIYSSSTCDNSPQYDKAQTNGQGVGYQRWGGACGVGLERSYWTIDTSKLHSSFVIRDAVVNVATRYAASFNCSQNQPLTLHTTNAITSSTDWLSRPSVHDDNNSFPPVTDTVPSGSNSGSSCSNSTAAFHVKVQAQRIADQEGNGYDADGTFGDGTDAWTIGLYGNESQTSSNDDYLRLSTTLTLTTNFDIPPGVPTGLHTAPPATGASAACTTSGVGWIGATTYSDAGSDITLHSTVTSQISGEKVRAHYYVWDRSIDPDGDGNGTALSTPDSGWLASGTDAAMKIGATLKDGHQYGWDVYAEDDSSDQHMTSGKSDHCWFATDFTAPLTPDITGNPAFPPVGTARTGDPVYPDPSKPIPFTVTDTDSPAADDSCRPGPCKSSGMNSFLWQLDSPPTDADGQPPVAITGTDSQGRSTATLPVKIRDWGVHTLYVAGVDKAGNISTSPAGYTFTVPWDPATKIKPGDITGDGVPDLLATTKTGDLDLVPGNQDPAQAVSPVHSDPVVTDTPPDVTGPITVSTPADSPDGTGWNNYLIAHRGNLHGANGDDLWAYNKTSKNLYVVKNDLDPLDDATFPRKPWSALGGFVGRRFDRVVKDACAQSDVVADDTRCRGTDYNSTSWNISQLIAPGNVFGNTDDYPAVITVENKELWIYQSDGGYHLKNPILLGDGDWTTQTLIAAGTFKGKPVLWSRDNATGQLYSYPIAVDPTTLVPALLHPNVRTSLGLTLPPALYPMVASPGDVNSPVQVGDTHPGAPDGNPDLYAVGPFGQLVEYNYRQSPALISPPTYDFAAPVSLGSVTDTATHWWKLAEGSGSTTTDSTGTLNATLSGGYSWTTDTTRGSAVTLNGSTGYGSTTGPALDTSKSFTVSAWAKLNSLTANSTFVSQNGTTNNGFQLYYSSGAQVWAFGRHSTDTDGAVWRATYGGKPVLGRWTHLVGIYDASAKEVRLYVDGKLAATKDWTYTPWNATGPLQLGRKLSSGSYGEFTNGAISDVRVYPTALPPADAAASGDLPKVAQLD
- a CDS encoding KUP/HAK/KT family potassium transporter; its protein translation is MRLAVVVGALGVIFGDTGTSPLHTLQTVFNPDDPHPVPVTTDNTSGVMSLVFLEATERHRHRGRLCKRRPSVRHMELAHGAHCFELECWWHGETWTKDVTVPETVALVRDFVDQALTGAQPGAAVLAARAASDTTSPV